The Henckelia pumila isolate YLH828 unplaced genomic scaffold, ASM3356847v2 CTG_461:::fragment_3, whole genome shotgun sequence genome window below encodes:
- the LOC140872054 gene encoding uncharacterized protein, translating into MARIESAFQAFECIEEQKMEVLEFFLDGRARLWWDAKAAQTRTERGRGQIFVLNQEQAEAESDRMIAESSGEGYLIYAINASLEGPDIQEIPVVREFPDVFPKEIPGLPPVREIKFGIELMSETVPISRAPYRLAPSEMQELQKQLHDLFYKGYIRPSVSPWGAPVLFVKKKYGLMRLCIDYRQLSQIDLRSGFHQLRVREEDISKTVSVSHTCLWACFPSPYYSSVDPRKTEAILNWSRPTTVSEIRRFLGMAGYYQRFVENFSQIAKPLKQLTKKDVSFVWTSECEDSFHGLRRRLTTAPVLALPSGSETDRQSERTIRTLEDMLRATVMDFVLAWHDHFALVEFAYNNSYHRNIGMAPFEALYGRRCRTPLFWDEVGEHQVEGPQMIQQMTDAVELMRCMIKAAQDLQASYVNTHRRPLHFEVREHVFLRVSHFRKVMKFGLKGKLSSRFIGPFEILEKVRDMAYRLALPPYLSVAMQRNRGNDLGAGEPNAS; encoded by the exons ATGGCCAGGATTGAAAGTGCTTTTCAAGCTTTCGAGTGTATTGAAGAGCAGAAGATGGAAGTTCTAGAGTTTTTTCTAGATGGACGTGCACgtttatggtgggatgccaaggcagCTCAGAcgcgtactgagagaggacgg GGGCAAATCTTTGtacttaaccaggagcaggcggaGGCTGAaagtgatcggatgattgcag AGTctagcggggaaggctaccttatctacgccatcaATGCATCCTTGGAGGGACCAGACATCCAGGAGATACCCGTAGTCCGTGAGTTTCCCGATGTGTTTCCGAAAGAGATTCCAGGTTTaccaccagtgagggagatcaagtttggcattgagttaatgTCAGAGACAGTGCCCATTTCCAGAGCTCCGTACCGTTTAGCACCTTCAGAGATGCAAGAGTTGCAGAAGCAGCTGCACGATCTTTTTtataagggctacattcggcCGAGTGTTTCACCGTGGGGAGCCCCAgtcttatttgtcaagaagaaatatGGTTTGATGCGTCTGTGTATAGATTATCGACAGCTTAGCCAG attgatctgcggTCGGGATTTCACCAGTTGCGGGTTAGAGAGGAGGATATCTCTAAGACAGTGAGTGTTTCGCACACG tgtTTATGGGCATGCTTTCCATCTCCATACTATTCTTCAG TTGATCCTCGTAAGACGGAAGCCATTTTgaactggtcgcgtccgacgacagtttcaGAGATTCGTAGGTTTCTTGGGATGGCAGGCTACTACCAAAGATTCGTGGAAAACTTTTCTCAGATTGCTAAGCCTTTGAAGCAGCTAACGAAGAAAGATGTGTCTTTCGTTTGGACTTCAGAGTGCGAGGATAGTTTTCACGGGTTGCGACGCCGTCTGACTACAGCTCCCGTATTGGCTCTAccatctggatcag agaccgACAGACAGAGTGAGAGGACTATTCGTACcctcgaggatatgcttcgagctacAGTCATGGATTTTGTActagcgtggcatgatcattttgCGTTGGTGGAGTTTGCGTATAATAACAGCTACCATCGCAATATTGGAATGGCACCATTCGAGGCTCtatatggacgccgttgtcgtacgcctttgttttgggacgaagtTGGCGAGCATCAAGTCGAAGGTCCACaaatgattcagcagatgaccgaTGCAGTGGAGTTGATGCGTTGTAtgattaaggcagcccaggatctaCAGGCAAGCTATGTtaacactcaccgcagaccGTTGCATTTTGAGGTAAGAGAGCATGTGTTCCTGCGAGTGTCACATTTTCGTAAGGTGATGAAATTTGGACTCAAAGGAAAGTTGTCGTCGAGGTTTATCGGACCtttcgagattcttgagaaagtTAGAGACATGGCTTATCGTTTAGCTTTGCCACCTTATCTTTCAG TGGCAATGCAGAGGAACAGAGGAAACGACTTGGGAGCTGGAGAGCCGAATGCGAGCTga